In Nocardia sp. NBC_00403, the DNA window TGCACCCTCGGATCGAGCTGGCACCGATCCGCCCGCCGCAACGCCTGGCCCCCTATTCGTACGCGCTCGGCGCCGAAGTCAAACACCCCGAAACCGCTGTCGTGCCAGTCGATTCCGAGGGCGATGCGTTCGGCAGGCTGATCCTCCTACACGATCCGGACGGCGACGACGCATGGCACGGCACCTTCCGTCTGGTCGCCTATATCCAGGCCGACATCGACGGCGCGCTGGCCACCGACCCGCTGTTGCCGGAGGTCGCCTGGAGTTGGCTGGTGGACGCTCTCGAAACGCGCAACGAGCCGTTCACGGCCCTGGGCGGCACCGTCACCTCGACGAGTTCGGTGCGCTACGGCGACATCGCCGGGCCGCCACGGGCGCACCAATTGGAGCTGCGCGCATCGTGGACTGCGGTCACCACCGACATGCGGCCACACGTGGAAGCGTTCTGCGAAGTGCTCGCCTACGCGGCCGGGCTGCCGCCCGCCGGGATCACCCATCTGCGGCCAGAGTCCTATACCAGCAACGACCACATCTAACCGCCACGTAAAGTTCAAGTTTATGCCGGTAGCAGACGAGTCCGACCAGGGCAGCACAGCGGAAGACAACGCAGCGGAGCCGCTGCTGGTCCCCGCGGCGGGTGTTCCACCCGTACTGGCTACCGCACGCGAGATCGCCGATGCCGCTGCCCGCCTTGCCGGGGGCACCGGTCCGCTGGCTGTCGACGCCGAACGTGCGTCCGGTTTCCGATATTCGGCCCGGGCTTACCTGATCCAACTGCGCCGCGCCGGAGCGGGCAGCTTCCTCGTCGACCCGATTCCGGTGACCGATGAGCTCGCCCCGCTGGCCGAGGCGATCAACGATCTCGAATGGGTACTGCATTCGGCGGACCAGGACCTGCCGGGTCTCGCCGAACTCGGTCTGCATCCCGCGCGGCTGTTCGACACCGAATTGGGTGGCAGGCTGGCCGGTTTCGAACGCGTCGGGCTCGCGGCGATGGTCGAGAAGCTGCTCGGCAGGGCGCTGCGCAAGGGCCATGGCGCGGCCGACTGGTCCACGAGGCCGCTGCCCGACGAGTGGCTGAACTACGCCGCGCTCGATGTCGAGCTGCTACTGGAACTGCGCGACGAAGTCGCGAAAGCACTCGACGAACAGGGCAAGACAGATTGGGCCGCACAGGAATTCGAGCACGTTCGCAGCACCGAGCCCGGCGCGCCGAAGGCCGATCGGTGGCGGCGTACCTCCGGTATCCACCAACTGCGCCGCACCAGGCAGCTGGCGATCGTGCGCGAACTGTGGAACACCAGGGACGGGTTGGCGCGATCCCGCGACGTCGCGCCCGCGCGCATCCTCCCGGACTCCGCGATCGTTTCCGCCGCGACCACCGAGCCGCGCACCATCGCCCAGCTGCGGGCGCTGCCGGTCTTCGGCGGGCCACGGCAGCGGCGGTACTCCCGAGAGTGGCTCGGCGCCGTCGACCGCGGTCGGACGCTGCCCGACAGTGAGCTGCCGCCACTGACCCAGCCCTTCGACGGGCCGCCTCCGGTGAACCGGTGGGAACGCCGGGATGCCGCTGCGGCCGCCCGGCTGACCAGGGCGCGTGCCGAGATGGGTGAGCTGTCCACCGAACATGCCATTCCGGTGGAGAATCTGCTCTCCCCCGACCTGGTGCGGCGCCTGTGCTGGGACGGGCTGCCGGATTACGACCGTATCCCGGATTCACCCGCCGACCTGGCGGCGGCCATCGACGGATTCCTCAAGTCGGGCGGGGCGCGGCCGTGGCAGCGGGAGCTGGCGGTACCTCGGCTGACGGCAGCGCTGACTCCGGAAACGCGCGACGCTTAACGCCCGTTCCTGGATCTGCGCCACACCATTGGCCTGCCGGGCGAGACGCGGAACAAGTCAGGATTTGGCGGTGACCGCGCCTTCGACGGTTTCCTTGAAGACCCGCAAACCTTCGTCCATGCCCACACCGAACGCGACCGCGAGTTCGTCGGGCAGCACGTCGTGGATCCAGACGAACCGGCTGCCGTTGTCGTGCGGGAAGACCTGCATCGACGCATTGTTGTGCACCGGCGCGACACTGTCGCCGACGATGGAGTACACGAATCGGTGCTCCGCCTCGTCCAACGCGATCAGACGCTCACGCAGCACCGTTCCGTTCACGAACGTGGCCACCCGAACGCCGGGATCATCGAGCCGGCACTCGGTGACGTAACCGGGCGCCATGCGAATCGGGCCCTGGCCGAAATCGCGGATGATCGCCCATACGTCGTCGACGGGGGCCTCGACAACGATCTCCTTCTTGATCGATCCCATGGCGAACTCTCCTGTGTGTGGTGGCCTGAAGCCCAGTAACTGGTGTTAAAGGAACGGTAGTTAGCTAACCTCCTATCGTCAATGGTTAGTTATCATGTAGCCATGCCCGCCAGAGCCGAGACCACGGCCGCCGATGACCGCACGCCCGCCGTGATGCGTCGACTAGTGGAATTCGTCAACACCCGCCGCGCCGACGGCGACGCCATCGGCACCCCGGACCAGCTGGCCACCTGGCTGCACGATCACGCACTACTGCCCCGCGACACCGCCGTCACCGCCCACGAACGCGACCGCGCGGCCCGAGTCCGAGAAGGACTGCGCGCCATGCTCGCCCAGAACAATGCCGACCCTGTGAGCAGCCCACGACCCGACGGACTCGACCCCACAGCACATGCCGAGCTGTCGGCCATGACCGCAGAACTCCCCCTGACACTCGACGTCACCAGCACGCCCCCGACCCTGGTGCCCGCCACCCACGGATCGGTCGACACCGCCCTGGCCACCCTTCTCGCCGACATCGCCACTGCCGTCGCCGCGGGCACCTGGTCCCGCCTCAAAACCTGCCGCGAACCAAGCTGCCGCTGGGCCTTCTACGACCACTCCCGCAACCGCGGCCGCACCTGGTGCTCGATGAACGTCTGCGGCAATCGCGTGAAAGTCCGCGCCTCCCATCGCCGCAACTCCGCGCGATAGCATCCGACCCCACTCCCGCCGAGCGGGCATGGCCGCCGCAAACATCGAGATCGGCCCTGCCATGTTCCACTCGCCGCAATCAGCGGCCGACCGCTAGCGGATCGGCTCGAGGCCGAAGTCGAACGCCGCGTCCAGCCAGCCGGATGTCAGGACTCGCTGGACTACTGTGTCGGCGGTGATCCGGATCCGATGGGTCCACTTACCGGGAGGTCTCGTCGACGCTGCTGACGAGCGGATCTCACACCAGCTGCCGCAGAGTGAGCATGAGGGCGTCTTGCGGCTTGCTCTTCTATCGGGGCGGCGGCCACAACCACGCGAATTTCCGGTCGGCACCGAAAGACACCTGAGACTTCGTGATCACGGTGGTCACCCCGCCCAGTCCCTCGATGCGCGGCGCCAGTATCCGACGCGATCGCCAACGTCATTCCCCACCAGGACCTTCGAGTTCTGTTCACTCATACCTACGCACCGGACGGCTGTTCGGTTCCCATCGGGACCTGCCAAGTTCTCTCGGCGTTCGGTGAGTGGCACACAGCCGCGGCACATCGCGAGTGGTACTCACGATGACGTGCCACTCACCTCATGTTGGGACAGCGCCCAGGCAGGTTACCGCCGCGGTCAGCGGGCGTCGAGCCAACCCGTGATGCGGCGGGCGATGTCGGGGGCCGTCAGGCCCAATTCCTCATGGATCTGGTTGCGCGAGGCATGGTCCAGGAAGTGTTGGGGGACACCGAGATCGCGGGTCGGCACGTCCAGGCCCGCGCCGCGGAGGCGGGCGGAGATGGTGGAGCCGATGCCGCCGTGCAGGCCGCCGTCTTCGAGAGTGACCAGAAGGCGATAGTTTTCGGCGAGTTTGACAATGGTGTCGGACACCGGGAGAACCCAGCGCGGATCGATGACGGTGATCGAAATACCTTCTGGTTGTAGCAGATCCGCTACTTGCAGTGCCAGTTCGGCGAAGGGGCCCACGGCGACGAGGAGGACGTCACCACGCTGGGTCTGAGCGGAGCCGCCGTCCTGCTCGGGCAGGCGAAGCACGTCGACGCCCTCGAGGCGTTCGACGGCCGAAATATCTTCGACGACGCTGCCCTTCGGGAAGCGGATGGCGGTCGGGCCGTCACTGATGGCCAGCGCCTCGGCGAGTTCTTCGCGCAGGGTGCCCGCATCGCGCGGGGCGGCCACGCGGATACCGGGGATGATGCCCAGCACCGAGAGGTCCCACATGCCGTTGTGGCTGGCGCCGTCGTTTCCGGTGATGCCCGCGCGGTCGAGCACCACGGTGACCGGCTGCTTCAGCAGGGCGACATCCATCAGCAGCTGATCGAAGGCGCGGTTGAGGAAGGTGGAGTAGATGGCGACCACCGGGTGCATGCCGCCGAGCGCGAGACCCGCGGCGGAGGCCATGGCGTGCTGCTCGGCGATACCGACGTCGAACATCCGGTCCGGGAAACGCTCACCGAATGCCGAAAGGCCGGTCGGCCCGGGCATGGCGGCGGTGATGGCGACGATGTCGTCGCGGCGTTCCGCGTGCGCGATCAACTCCTCGGAGAACACCGCGGTCCAGCCGGGCGCCTTGGCGCCGAGCGGCCGGCCCGTCAGCGGGTCGATCGGATCGCACGCATGCATCTGATCGGCTTCGTGGTTCTCGGCGTGTGAGTACCCGCGGCCCTTTTGCGTCACCACATGGACGACGACCGGACCGCCGAAATCCTTCGCCCTGCGCAGGGCTGCTTCCAGCGCGACACCGTCGTGGCCGTCGACCGGGCCGACGTACTTGAGTCCGATATCACTGAACAGCTCCTGCGGGCTGACGGCGTCTTTGATCCCGGCCTTCACCGCGTGCACCATCGAGTACGCGGATTCGCCGACGCGCGGGATGCTCTTGAGGATCCGCTTACCCGCATCCAGCGCGTGCTCGTAGGCAGGCTGGGTGCGCAGCGCGGTCAGCCGGTCGGCGAGGCCGCCGATGGTGGGCGCGTAGGAGCGGCCGTTGTCGTTGACCACCACGACCACCGGACGATCGGGAGCTCCGGCAATGTTGTTGAGCGCCTCCCAGCACATGCCGCCGGTGAGCGCGCCGTCACCGACGACCGCGACCACATGCCGATCCTGGCCGGTCAGCGCGAACGCTTTCGCGAGGCCATCGGCGTACGACAGCGACGCCGAGGCGTGCGAAGACTCCACCCAGTCGTGCACGCTCTCGGCCCGACTCGGGTAGCCGGACAGCCCGCCCCGCGTCCGCAGCGAATCGAACTGGTCCTTGCGGCCGGTCAGGATCTTGTGCACATAGGCCTGATGCCCGGTGTCGAAGATCAACGGATCGGCCGGCGAGTCGAAGACCCGATGCAGGGCGATGGTCAGTTCCACCACACCGAGATTGGGTCCGAGGTGAC includes these proteins:
- a CDS encoding DUF3000 domain-containing protein yields the protein MATATVHPRIELAPIRPPQRLAPYSYALGAEVKHPETAVVPVDSEGDAFGRLILLHDPDGDDAWHGTFRLVAYIQADIDGALATDPLLPEVAWSWLVDALETRNEPFTALGGTVTSTSSVRYGDIAGPPRAHQLELRASWTAVTTDMRPHVEAFCEVLAYAAGLPPAGITHLRPESYTSNDHI
- the dxs gene encoding 1-deoxy-D-xylulose-5-phosphate synthase, producing MGVLSRVDAPEDLRRLNVAELRELAAEIREFLVEKVAATGGHLGPNLGVVELTIALHRVFDSPADPLIFDTGHQAYVHKILTGRKDQFDSLRTRGGLSGYPSRAESVHDWVESSHASASLSYADGLAKAFALTGQDRHVVAVVGDGALTGGMCWEALNNIAGAPDRPVVVVVNDNGRSYAPTIGGLADRLTALRTQPAYEHALDAGKRILKSIPRVGESAYSMVHAVKAGIKDAVSPQELFSDIGLKYVGPVDGHDGVALEAALRRAKDFGGPVVVHVVTQKGRGYSHAENHEADQMHACDPIDPLTGRPLGAKAPGWTAVFSEELIAHAERRDDIVAITAAMPGPTGLSAFGERFPDRMFDVGIAEQHAMASAAGLALGGMHPVVAIYSTFLNRAFDQLLMDVALLKQPVTVVLDRAGITGNDGASHNGMWDLSVLGIIPGIRVAAPRDAGTLREELAEALAISDGPTAIRFPKGSVVEDISAVERLEGVDVLRLPEQDGGSAQTQRGDVLLVAVGPFAELALQVADLLQPEGISITVIDPRWVLPVSDTIVKLAENYRLLVTLEDGGLHGGIGSTISARLRGAGLDVPTRDLGVPQHFLDHASRNQIHEELGLTAPDIARRITGWLDAR
- a CDS encoding SRPBCC family protein, whose translation is MGSIKKEIVVEAPVDDVWAIIRDFGQGPIRMAPGYVTECRLDDPGVRVATFVNGTVLRERLIALDEAEHRFVYSIVGDSVAPVHNNASMQVFPHDNGSRFVWIHDVLPDELAVAFGVGMDEGLRVFKETVEGAVTAKS
- a CDS encoding ribonuclease D, whose translation is MPVADESDQGSTAEDNAAEPLLVPAAGVPPVLATAREIADAAARLAGGTGPLAVDAERASGFRYSARAYLIQLRRAGAGSFLVDPIPVTDELAPLAEAINDLEWVLHSADQDLPGLAELGLHPARLFDTELGGRLAGFERVGLAAMVEKLLGRALRKGHGAADWSTRPLPDEWLNYAALDVELLLELRDEVAKALDEQGKTDWAAQEFEHVRSTEPGAPKADRWRRTSGIHQLRRTRQLAIVRELWNTRDGLARSRDVAPARILPDSAIVSAATTEPRTIAQLRALPVFGGPRQRRYSREWLGAVDRGRTLPDSELPPLTQPFDGPPPVNRWERRDAAAAARLTRARAEMGELSTEHAIPVENLLSPDLVRRLCWDGLPDYDRIPDSPADLAAAIDGFLKSGGARPWQRELAVPRLTAALTPETRDA
- a CDS encoding CGNR zinc finger domain-containing protein, with product MPARAETTAADDRTPAVMRRLVEFVNTRRADGDAIGTPDQLATWLHDHALLPRDTAVTAHERDRAARVREGLRAMLAQNNADPVSSPRPDGLDPTAHAELSAMTAELPLTLDVTSTPPTLVPATHGSVDTALATLLADIATAVAAGTWSRLKTCREPSCRWAFYDHSRNRGRTWCSMNVCGNRVKVRASHRRNSAR